A genome region from Macaca nemestrina isolate mMacNem1 chromosome 15, mMacNem.hap1, whole genome shotgun sequence includes the following:
- the LOC105464400 gene encoding small G protein signaling modulator 3 isoform X11 gives MMRPLLPSRLRRTCCAPCPATPASPAWAASGCPACAGCSGPWPGSTQRSATARALVAACLLLFLEEEDTFWMMCAIIEDLLPASYFSTTLLGVQTDQRVLRHLIVQYLPRLDKLLQEHDIELSLITLHWFLTAFASVVDIKLLLRIWDLFFYEGSRVLFQLTLGMLHLKEEELIQSENSASIFNTLSDIPSQMEDAELLLGVAMRLAGSLTDVAVETQRRKHLAYLIADQGQLLGTGTLTNLSQVVRRRTQRRKSTITALLFGEDDLEALKAKNIKQTELVADLREAILRVARHFQCADPKNCSVELTPDYSMESHQRDHENYVACSRGHRRRAKALLDFERHDDDELGFRKNDIITVRGGAGLQIVSQKDEHCWVGELNGLRGWFPAKFVEVLDERSKEYSIAGDDSVTEGVTDLVRGTLCPALKALFEHGLKKPSLLGGACHPWLFIEEAAGREVERDFASVYSRLVLCKTFRLDEDGKVLTPEELLYRAVQSVNVSHDAVHAQMDVKLRSLICVGLNEQVLHLWLEVLCSSLPTVEKWYQPWSFLRSPGWVQIKCELRVLCCFAFSLSQDWELPAKREVGGVGLVRPVLMELPKPFTGWLRWGHRVLVSVVRNHPSHAQGL, from the exons ATGATGAGACCCTTGCTGCCAAGCAG ATTGAGAAGGACCTGCTGCGCACCATGCCCAGCAACGCCTGCTTCGCCAGCATGGGCAGCATCGGGGTGCCCCGCCTGCGCAGGGTGCTCCGGGCCCTGGCCTGGCTCTACCCAGAGATCGGCTACTGCCAGGGCACTG GTGGCTGCCTGCCTCCTGCtgttcctggaggaggaggacacCTTCTGGATGATGTGCGCCATCATCGAGGACCTGCTCCCCGCCTCCTACTTCAGCACCACCCTGCTGGGCGTCCAGACTGACCAGCGGGTCCTGCGCCACCTCATTGTCCAGTACCTGCCTCGCCTGGACAAGCTGCTCCAGGAGCATGACATCG AGCTGTCCCTGATCACACTGCACTGGTTCCTCACGGCCTTCGCCAGCGTGGTGGACATCAAGCTGCTTCTGCGCATCTGGGACCTGTTTTTCTATGAGGGCTCCCGGGTGCTGTTCCAGCTCACGCTGGGCATGCTGCACCTCAAG GAAGAAGAGCTGATCCAGTCAGAGAACTCAGCCTCCATCTTCAACACGCTATCGGATATCCCGTCGCAGATGGAGGACGCAGAGCTGCTTCTGGGGGTGGCCATGCGGCTGGCCGGCTCCCTCACCGACGTGGCTGTGGAGACTCAGCGCCGCAAGCACCTGGCCTATCTCATTGCAGACCAGGGTCAGCTCCTGGGGACCGGCACCCTCACCAACCTCTCTCAG GTTGTTCGCCGCAGGACCCAGCGGAGGAAGTCCACCATCACTGCTCTGCTCTTCG GGGAGGATGACCTGGAGGCACTCAAGGCCAAGAACATCAAGCAGACGGAACTGGTGGCTGACCTCCGGGAAGCCATCCTGCGCGTGGCGCGTCACTTCCAGTGCGCAGACCCCAAAAACTGCAGCGTG GAGCTGACTCCAGACTATAGCATGGAGAGCCACCAGCGGGACCACGAGAACTACGTGGCATGTTCACGCGGCCACCGGCGCCGAGCCAAGGCCCTGCTGGACTTCGAGCGGCACGACGACGACGAGCTGGGCTTCCGCAAGAACGACATCATCACAGTGCGTGGGGGCGCTGGACTACAG ATCGTGTCTCAGAAGGACGAGCACTGCTGGGTGGGGGAGCTCAACGGCCTTCGAG GCTGGTTTCCAGCCAAGTTTGTGGAAGTCCTGGATGAGCGCAGCAAAGAG TATTCCATCGCGGGGGACGACTCAGTGACGGAGGGGGTCACAGACCTCGTGCGAGGGACCCTCTGCCCGGCCCTTAAGGCCCTGTTCGAACATGGACTGAAGAAGCCATCCCTGCTTGGGGGCGCCTGCCACCCCTGGCTGTTTATAGAGGAG GCTGCAGGCCGGGAGGTCGAGAGAGATTTTGCCTCCGTGTATTCCCGCCTGGTGCTCTGTAAGACCTTCAG GTTGGACGAAGATGGCAAGGTCCTGACCCCGGAGGAGCTGCTCTACCGG GCTGTGCAGTCTGTGAACGTGAGCCACGATGCAGTGCACGCACAAATGGATGTGAAGCTCCGCTCACTGATCTGCGTGGGGCTCAA TGAGCAGGTGCTGCACCTGTGGCTGGAGGTGCTCTGCTCCAGCCTGCCCACCGTGGAGAAGTGGTACCAGCCCTGGTCCTTCCTGCGCAGCCCGGGCTGGGTCCAGATCAAGTGTGAGCTCCG AGTCCTCTGCTGCTTTGCCTTCAGCCTCTCCCAGGACTGGGAACTCCCTGCGAAGAGAGAGGTGGGTGGTGTGGGCCTTGTAAGGCCTGTGCTGATGGAGCTGCCCAAACCGTTCAcagggtggctgaggtggggacacagagtgcTGGTGTCAGTGGTTAGGAACCACCCCAGCCACGCCCAAGGCCTGTGA
- the LOC105464400 gene encoding small G protein signaling modulator 3 isoform X12 produces the protein MAAGQIEKDLLRTMPSNACFASMGSIGVPRLRRVLRALAWLYPEIGYCQGTGMVAACLLLFLEEEDTFWMMCAIIEDLLPASYFSTTLLGVQTDQRVLRHLIVQYLPRLDKLLQEHDIELSLITLHWFLTAFASVVDIKLLLRIWDLFFYEGSRVLFQLTLGMLHLKEEELIQSENSASIFNTLSDIPSQMEDAELLLGVAMRLAGSLTDVAVETQRRKHLAYLIADQGQLLGTGTLTNLSQVVRRRTQRRKSTITALLFGEDDLEALKAKNIKQTELVADLREAILRVARHFQCADPKNCSVELTPDYSMESHQRDHENYVACSRGHRRRAKALLDFERHDDDELGFRKNDIITVRGGAGLQIVSQKDEHCWVGELNGLRGWFPAKFVEVLDERSKEYSIAGDDSVTEGVTDLVRGTLCPALKALFEHGLKKPSLLGGACHPWLFIEEAAGREVERDFASVYSRLVLCKTFRLDEDGKVLTPEELLYRAVQSVNVSHDAVHAQMDVKLRSLICVGLNEQVLHLWLEVLCSSLPTVEKWYQPWSFLRSPGWVQIKCELRVLCCFAFSLSQDWELPAKREVGGVGLVRPVLMELPKPFTGWLRWGHRVLVSVVRNHPSHAQGL, from the exons ATGGCTGCCGGACAGATTGAGAAGGACCTGCTGCGCACCATGCCCAGCAACGCCTGCTTCGCCAGCATGGGCAGCATCGGGGTGCCCCGCCTGCGCAGGGTGCTCCGGGCCCTGGCCTGGCTCTACCCAGAGATCGGCTACTGCCAGGGCACTGGTATG GTGGCTGCCTGCCTCCTGCtgttcctggaggaggaggacacCTTCTGGATGATGTGCGCCATCATCGAGGACCTGCTCCCCGCCTCCTACTTCAGCACCACCCTGCTGGGCGTCCAGACTGACCAGCGGGTCCTGCGCCACCTCATTGTCCAGTACCTGCCTCGCCTGGACAAGCTGCTCCAGGAGCATGACATCG AGCTGTCCCTGATCACACTGCACTGGTTCCTCACGGCCTTCGCCAGCGTGGTGGACATCAAGCTGCTTCTGCGCATCTGGGACCTGTTTTTCTATGAGGGCTCCCGGGTGCTGTTCCAGCTCACGCTGGGCATGCTGCACCTCAAG GAAGAAGAGCTGATCCAGTCAGAGAACTCAGCCTCCATCTTCAACACGCTATCGGATATCCCGTCGCAGATGGAGGACGCAGAGCTGCTTCTGGGGGTGGCCATGCGGCTGGCCGGCTCCCTCACCGACGTGGCTGTGGAGACTCAGCGCCGCAAGCACCTGGCCTATCTCATTGCAGACCAGGGTCAGCTCCTGGGGACCGGCACCCTCACCAACCTCTCTCAG GTTGTTCGCCGCAGGACCCAGCGGAGGAAGTCCACCATCACTGCTCTGCTCTTCG GGGAGGATGACCTGGAGGCACTCAAGGCCAAGAACATCAAGCAGACGGAACTGGTGGCTGACCTCCGGGAAGCCATCCTGCGCGTGGCGCGTCACTTCCAGTGCGCAGACCCCAAAAACTGCAGCGTG GAGCTGACTCCAGACTATAGCATGGAGAGCCACCAGCGGGACCACGAGAACTACGTGGCATGTTCACGCGGCCACCGGCGCCGAGCCAAGGCCCTGCTGGACTTCGAGCGGCACGACGACGACGAGCTGGGCTTCCGCAAGAACGACATCATCACAGTGCGTGGGGGCGCTGGACTACAG ATCGTGTCTCAGAAGGACGAGCACTGCTGGGTGGGGGAGCTCAACGGCCTTCGAG GCTGGTTTCCAGCCAAGTTTGTGGAAGTCCTGGATGAGCGCAGCAAAGAG TATTCCATCGCGGGGGACGACTCAGTGACGGAGGGGGTCACAGACCTCGTGCGAGGGACCCTCTGCCCGGCCCTTAAGGCCCTGTTCGAACATGGACTGAAGAAGCCATCCCTGCTTGGGGGCGCCTGCCACCCCTGGCTGTTTATAGAGGAG GCTGCAGGCCGGGAGGTCGAGAGAGATTTTGCCTCCGTGTATTCCCGCCTGGTGCTCTGTAAGACCTTCAG GTTGGACGAAGATGGCAAGGTCCTGACCCCGGAGGAGCTGCTCTACCGG GCTGTGCAGTCTGTGAACGTGAGCCACGATGCAGTGCACGCACAAATGGATGTGAAGCTCCGCTCACTGATCTGCGTGGGGCTCAA TGAGCAGGTGCTGCACCTGTGGCTGGAGGTGCTCTGCTCCAGCCTGCCCACCGTGGAGAAGTGGTACCAGCCCTGGTCCTTCCTGCGCAGCCCGGGCTGGGTCCAGATCAAGTGTGAGCTCCG AGTCCTCTGCTGCTTTGCCTTCAGCCTCTCCCAGGACTGGGAACTCCCTGCGAAGAGAGAGGTGGGTGGTGTGGGCCTTGTAAGGCCTGTGCTGATGGAGCTGCCCAAACCGTTCAcagggtggctgaggtggggacacagagtgcTGGTGTCAGTGGTTAGGAACCACCCCAGCCACGCCCAAGGCCTGTGA